From one Dermacentor variabilis isolate Ectoservices chromosome 3, ASM5094787v1, whole genome shotgun sequence genomic stretch:
- the Vps29 gene encoding vacuolar protein sorting 29, with protein MLVLVLGDLHVPHRCHSLPAKFKKLLVPGRIQHILCTGNLCTKESYDYLKTLASDVHVVRGDFDENLNYPEQKVVTVGQFRIGLCHGHQVVPWGNPDSLALLQRQLDVDVLISGHTHRFEAYEHENKFYINPGSATGAYNALESNVIPSFVLMDIQSSTVVTYVYQLIGDEVKVERIEYKKS; from the coding sequence ATGCTAGTCCTCGTGCTGGGCGATCTGCACGTCCCGCACCGCTGCCACAGCCTGCCAGCCAAGTTCAAGAAGCTGCTGGTGCCCGGCCGCATCCAGCACATCTTGTGCACGGGCAACCTGTGCACCAAGGAGTCGTACGACTACCTGAAGACTCTGGCCAGCGACGTGCACGTCGTGCGCGGTGATTTCGACGAGAACCTCAACTACCCCGAGCAGAAGGTGGTCACCGTGGGCCAGTTTCGCATCGGCCTGTGCCACGGCCACCAAGTGGTGCCGTGGGGAAACCCGGACAGCCTGGCACTGCTGCAGCGACAGCTGGACGTGGACGTGCTCATCTCGGGACACACGCACCGCTTCGAGGCGTACGAGCACGAGAACAAGTTCTACATCAACCCGGGATCGGCCACCGGTGCTTACAATGCACTCGAGAGCAACGTCATTCCGTCGTTCGTGCTCATGGACATCCAGTCGTCCACCGTTGTCACCTACGTCTATCAGCTGATAGGGGACGAGGTCAAAGTGGAACGGATCGAGTACAAGAAGTCCTAA